The Xiphophorus maculatus strain JP 163 A chromosome 7, X_maculatus-5.0-male, whole genome shotgun sequence region GTCATCAGGGAGCACGGCTACACACATTGGTGTGGTCGTTTCATGACATCTCTAAAGCCCCGCCCACTCAAACAAGAACGTGAGAATTATTGTGCGGCTCTTCCAGCTTTTCCGTGTGTATGATAAAAATTTCAAACCTTACCCTTGCTAAGTAAATATCTTCAAAAGCTTACAGGAAGTTCACTCCAGTCCTTCAACACGGAAGAGGAAGTGACATTAACTCCAGCACGGAAGGTCAGATTTTGGCAAAGTTGTCTTAGCGCTGAACTCATCCTGATCCGGACTGAAGGCTATTTGAAAGCTTTACTTATTTCACCCCCTAGTGGTTGGGTGCCTGAACGGTGTGAGACCAAACGACTGCAATAGGGTGGCGATGCCAGAGCAACAGGGCTGAAGCGGCACTGAGCTACGAGGGCAGCTCAAAGCTGCTGATagctttaaatttttacttgtagtgctttttcttcttctaactTGTAAAAGTTTTGTTCTTCTCATTTATTCTCAGCAcaccttttaaaaaacatttggctCAGAGAAAGTTAGTCtctctatatttttaaaatacacagCCATTTGAAATCAGTTTGGCTAAAGACATTGCTTTCTCATTATGTTGAGATTTTAGTGACTTACAGTATGTCtaacttgaaaataaattatcttaataaatgtttcttaaaaaataaaatattaagaacTATCAGTAGACACATATCTTCTGCCTACTGataacaactttaaaataatgtcaaagACTGAAAGTTGCCTGTAGTTTTTTCCCTCTTAGAGACATTgtgaattaatttaataaaactacATGAATCTGGTTAAAAGACAAACTCACCAGTAAAAAAACTAGCAATGTGATGAAAGAAGAACAAATACTGTACATTGAAGCTTCTCAtctatttgcatttaaaaaaaacttgatattAATACATCAGTTAAATGCTGTAGCATAAGGTGACTTTAAAAGTTAATATCAATCTCAAAGCCAGAATGCAGAATTAAAGACAcagaataataaatatacaaTCAGATGTATGATAAGGCTGTGTACAGTTTTAAAAGCcattattttggatatttaaaataatcttaaagcAGATGAAAGATCAAAGGTAGTATTTGGTACTTAGttaattgttaatttatttttgttctcaacTCCCCAAAACAACATCTACTTTCAGTTAATTAGTTTATAAATACAAAGCAGGTCATTTAAATCTGCAGACAACTAATTAAGAACTTCAAAGAATGAATCTCTCTTGTTGTTCTGATTTCAGTCAGTCTTCAGTGTTTTCACAGCAGCTTGGCCTCATGTGAGCCAGGCTGCAGTATCTGTAGAGTAACAATGACTTTAACAGCTTTTCTGAACCAGGGATAGAACAGGGCGTAGATCACAGGGTTTAAACAAGAGTTAACATAgccaaggaaaaacaaagaaaatgaataagGGGTATTAGTTAAACTAATCCCAACTATAGAGTAACAGTAATATGGACAGTAACACATTAGATATACAACAACTAGAACCCCCAGAGTCCTGGCTGCTTTTAACTCTGATCTCTTTGTTCCTGATGTCGCTGAATGAAACGAGGCGACTGTAATGTGAGAGCGCATGGCACGAGCCTGAGACACAGCCACCACAAATACTCTCAAATACAGAACTATGATGGTTGTTACTGGAAGTATGAAATTAAAAACGAGGTCAAATGTTCCTGGAATGTAGCTTATGATAAATTTACATTCTCCAATGCAGGATTTACTCCTGCCAGACTGAACCATCACATCATTTGAATAGACAAAGCTGCAGGAAGAAGCACAGAAccaacacagacaaacacaatatTTGACTCTTGTCAACAAGATTCTGGTGGGGTAATGCAGAGGGTAACAAATGGCTACATAGCGGTCGACTGATATCAGGACAATGTTCCAGATTGAAGCACAGATGATGGTACCaatcaaaaaaaacaaaaaaacacacatggtGTCTCCAAGAAACCAGCAGAATGTAAATCTGTAGATTTCAAAAGGCATCAGCAGGAGACcaacaaaaaagtctgaaacacccagagagaggaggaggatgtttgTAGGAGTGTGGAGCTGCCTGGAAGGagacaaaattacaattatgcatcaaatatagaaaaaatatctaaattttaATTCCTTTTCCTTCTAGctaaacatttccaaatgcTAAGGTGGAAGTTTAGTGTAGGTTGAGCTGAGAAGCTGCTGTTTGCCTGAAGTGTGAGActgagatgatgatgaggaggttGAGCACTACAGTGATCAGTGAGATGAAGAGCAGCACAGAGTTCAGGAGAACGGCTTCAGACCAGTGAAGTGTGGGCTTCCTGCAAGAGCTGTTGAGGAGATGTGGGAAACAGAGATCAGTTCTGTCTTGGATCTCCATCCTCAGACGGCTGCAGCTCTCTGATCTGATCCTGTCCTGTAACACATGTTTTCCTGTCCTCCCTCCTCTGTTGCTTTATCTCTCTGGGGAATTTCTagtttctcctccttctcttcaCTTTTTTTGAGAACTCATTTTAACTTTAGGACTCAGtaacattgcattttgtttcattcataATCACTAACTGGTGGCCTCTGCTTTCGATTTCACTATGCCTGAGTGAAGGCTTACTGTAATCACGTTCCCATGTCTTTACATGGTTTCTAAAGCCTCAATATATccaaaaattcaccaaaacTTACCCCTGATTTTTCCTcgcaggaaattttaaaatttcaatggAATCAAGAGTGGGTGTGACAAAACTGCTCTATGGTTCCCCCTAACGTGAGATAGGCCAAACCGCACGTTGTAGAGACTTAAAACCTGGTACGTAGGTAGATACACCCTAAATCAAGGAACAAAGGTCTTTTGGATGTCCgtcctgcgacagactggcgacctgtcagggtgaccccgcctctcacccggaacgttagctggagataggtaCCAggacccctcctgaccccactggggacaagggtgttagaaaatggatggatgcataTCCGTCCTAAAATGCACGGGGATGCAGCCATTTTGGGTCAAAGGGCAAATTCTGGCCATTTTTGACCTTTACACACATTGAACTTTACCAAACTCCTCTTAGGGATTTTGAGCAATCAGCTTCATTTTTGGTCAGTATTCAGGTTAAAGATGGCCAatcaaaagttatcaaaatctTGCGTTTTTGAACATGTTTACGGGGTATGGCCAAGCAGTGAACTTTGTGTTAGTCATTCATGTCAGAATCCCCAACATGCAATGTGGTCAAATGCTAAcgttatcttttttattttttatttttgaaccctccagggggtcttttgtgggctctagtgtcccttatatgacagtgggcttaCAGGAaggggggaaggagagggggaaagacatgcagtaaaaatcgccgggtccgggagttgatcccgcgacggccgcgtcgggAACTCAAGGTCTCCAAATATGGGTAGCGCTATCCCGTTACGCCACCACACCACGCCCCCAAGCTAATGTTATCTGAAGTAGCTTTTTTGTGTATAGTTCCATTTCTGACCCCCTTTGTCTAATCAAAATGTACATGTATCAGAAGACAGACAACAAGTTAGCCTCACTTGCTTTAGAGCACAAAGAGTTTTCATTGGAAGGCATGGCCATGACATCGTGTCGAAGTCAGACGTCACGGTGCTCGTCCTAGTACATCACCCTTCAGGACTCCAGTCCAATATTTGGTCTGCATGGTCTAATTCCTCCACAGTGCCTCCTagaattatttaagaaaaatctgCGCCAAGCCACACTTTGATTGACAATCATAAAACAAGTTGTGTTAGAGAAACGACTTAATGTCCTCAGAGTTTATTGAAGTGACAAAGAAGTGCAGAGTCAGTGAATGGAATCAACAGCCAATTTATTCCAAAAATTACAAAGAGCGATCAATGGAGATCACACTTACTCACAGCACACCTTCTCAGCTCAACCGCAACATGATCTGATTTTAGGTGAGGACATCCCATTGATAAAACACTGTTCCTCTCCCCAATCATGCAGCAACCTGCACATTACCTCAGAACCAGCTCAAACCAGTTGACCCTCCCCCACCAATGCTGTTTCCTATGTCCCACAAAACGCAACTACTGTACATAGCTCACAAGTAACAAAACTCTAGCATATcttgaaaatagcaatataatatgtttagattaaaaagaaattataacataaaaactaaaatgtataataaacaTCATTATCTTTTATATTGATTAGGTATTTCAGTAAAGCAAAATATTAACTGCTCATGAAAACAACTGTTTTCCATCCACAATTCTCAGGATGGACATGAAAGTCTCTTGGATCCATGGTgcaaacccaacaggaagtcggatATTTTGGATTAAAGCGAACATTTTGTTCACCCTAGTGGAGTTGTGCAGGAAAAGCGttattttgaggaaaaatttAATAGGCTATTCAGAGCCcgaaatatatttgaaaagtcaccaaactttgcacatactgtacatcagTGGTTCATGAAGTAACCCATGGAGTCATGATAAAAGCATCCGACCAAAACTATCAGTAGACAAATTTCCTCTGTCTACTGCTCACAACTTTAAATTAATGTCACAGAAGTTGCCTGTAGTTTGTTCCCCCTTACAGACTTAGtgaattcatttaataaaaatatgtgaatttgatgaaaaacaacaaataaattgaagtttctcaatactttttaaaaaacttaatatGTTTCAATATATCAGTTAAATGCTGTAGTAATATGGACAGTAATATGGACTTGAAAAGTTAATATCAATCTCAAAGTTAGAACGCAgaattacagaaacaaaataataaatatataatcagATGTATGATAATCCTGCgtaaagtttaaaaagacattttttgaaaattttaaataatcatgAACCACAAGACAGATCAAAGACGGTATTTTGTACCTCTGTTCCCAACTCCCCAAAGCAACatctactttttgtttgttgatttatgacacaaaacagttcatttaaatgtgCAAACTACTAACTAGAAATGTTTAATGATGAATTTCTCTTATTCTTATTCCAGTCAGTCAGCAGTGTTTTCACAGTATGTTGGCCTCACGTGAGCCAGGCTGCAGAATCTGTAGAGTAACAATGACTTTAACAGCTTTTCTGAACCAGGGGTAGAACAGGGCGTAGATCAAAGGGTTCAAACAAGAGTTGGAGTAAAAGAGGATAAACAAAATTGATGAATATGAGGTACTGGTTATATTAACTTGAACTATAGAGTAACAGTAATATGGACAGTAACACATTAGATATACAACAACTAGAACCCCCAGAGTTCTGGCTGCTTTTAACTCTGATCTCTTTGTTCCTGATGTCGCTGAATGAAACGAGGCGACTGTAATGTGAGAGCGCATGGCACGAGCCTGAGACACAGCCACCACAAATACTCTCAAATACAGAACTATGATGGTCGTTACTGGAagtatgaaattaaaaatgaggTCAAATGTTCCTAGAATGTAGTTTATGATAAATTTACATTCTCCAGAGCAGGATTTCCTCTTGCCAAACTGAACCATCACATCATTTGAATAGACAAAGCTGCAGGAAGAAGCACAGAAccaacacagacaaacacaatatTTGACTCTCGTCAACGACATTTTCCTGGAGTAATCCAGAGGGTAGCATATAGCAATATAGCGGTCAACTGATATCAAAACAATGTTCCAAATTGAAGCACTGATGAGGTTACAAATCaagaaacaaagtgaaacacaCATGGCATCTCCAAGAAACCAGCAGAATGTAAATCTGTAGATTTCAAAAGGCATCAGCAGGAGACcaacaaaaaagtctgaaacaCCCAGAGAGACGAGGAGGATGTTTGTAGGAGTGTGGAGCTGCCTGGAAGGAGACAAAATCACAATTATGCatcaaatatagaaaaaatatctaaatttaatttcttttccttctagctaaacatttccaaatgatAAGGTGGAAGTTTAGTGTAGGTTGAGCTGAGAAGCTGCTGTTTGCCTGAAGTGTGAGActgagatgatgatgaggaggttGAGCACTACAGTGATCAGTGAGATGAAGAGCAGCACAGAGTTCAGGAGAACGGCTTCAGACCAGTGAAGTGTGGGCTTCCTGCAGGAGCTGTTGAGGAGATGTGGGAAACAGAGATCAGTTCTGTCTTGGATCTCCATCCTCAGACGGCTGCAGCTCTCTGATCTGATCCTGTCCTGTAACACATGTTTTCCTGTCTTAATTCCTCTGTTGCTTTATCTCTCTGGGGAGTttctgcctcctcctccactTTGCAGATGCATTTCATTTATATGATTTACCTTTTTTGTCTCaccataagaaaaaaaattctgacaaaaGTTAAGAAgacattcattatttttcacaCATCTCCTCCTGTTTTCTATGTTTGCAATCAGAAAGTCATTCTCAAATTGTTTAGCTGTTAAACTCACCATCTTATcctctgttgttttaaaatgctgaaaatatcaaacttaaattaaaagaaatttatgtCACAATTTGGCagcttgaaattggcctctgtgtctttaagaagctccatGACAACAACGTCTTTCCATTATGCTCTTTACCATCGTTCTTAACGTTGTTAAAAAGTGTTGTTGGCTATGGTTAATTTTATggacttatttacattaatctcacttaattcttttgttttagtgAAGCCAGCGTCCTTTTTTGTGTTCAGTTAACCTAAAAGTTACAAATCTAACAACTTAAATTAGCTTAAaggaactttttactttgacttgaaACAACTGAGTTCAATGCCAGTTTTCTATCCTGTGTCTAATCAACTCAATTTACTAACTTATTTCATTATGTgtgtttaacatgacaaaaataagtCAGTGTTacttaaatcatttatttttgtctaataaaTAACTTAAATCTCTTTGACTA contains the following coding sequences:
- the LOC102219184 gene encoding trace amine-associated receptor 13c-like encodes the protein MEIQDRTDLCFPHLLNSSCRKPTLHWSEAVLLNSVLLFISLITVVLNLLIIISVSHFRQLHTPTNILLLSLGVSDFFVGLLLMPFEIYRFTFCWFLGDTMCVFLFFLIGTIICASIWNIVLISVDRYVAICYPLHYPTRILLTRVKYCVCLCWFCASSCSFVYSNDVMVQSGRSKSCIGECKFIISYIPGTFDLVFNFILPVTTIIVLYLRVFVVAVSQARAMRSHITVASFHSATSGTKRSELKAARTLGVLVVVYLMCYCPYYCYSIVGISLTNTPYSFSLFFLGYVNSCLNPVIYALFYPWFRKAVKVIVTLQILQPGSHEAKLL
- the LOC111609233 gene encoding trace amine-associated receptor 13c-like; its protein translation is MEIQDRTDLCFPHLLNSSCRKPTLHWSEAVLLNSVLLFISLITVVLNLLIIISVSHFRQLHTPTNILLVSLGVSDFFVGLLLMPFEIYRFTFCWFLGDAMCVSLCFLICNLISASIWNIVLISVDRYIAICYPLDYSRKMSLTRVKYCVCLCWFCASSCSFVYSNDVMVQFGKRKSCSGECKFIINYILGTFDLIFNFILPVTTIIVLYLRVFVVAVSQARAMRSHITVASFHSATSGTKRSELKAARTLGVLVVVYLMCYCPYYCYSIVQVNITSTSYSSILFILFYSNSCLNPLIYALFYPWFRKAVKVIVTLQILQPGSREANIL